From a single Capsicum annuum cultivar UCD-10X-F1 chromosome 12, UCD10Xv1.1, whole genome shotgun sequence genomic region:
- the LOC124889262 gene encoding uncharacterized protein LOC124889262 isoform X1, producing the protein MRQALLVKNKLGFVNGTCVKSSYKGELLAQWKRCNAVVLSRISSTVAPNLFTSIVYALNARRVWEDFKERFEKSNLTRVYQLWNEVVGIRQGTDSVIEYYLKLCDLWDELDVLVPSPGCNCAEDKPYIEHLQQQRLLIFLMGLNETFSHVRSDIHLKLKTPSVNQAYSIVVQEESQRLLGVVRSTKEPFTMLAGKGNTFKDEKKPQSGEACEICGYRNHVTADCYRLVGFPPDFRSKKKFPMSRSPHIPAYPNGVNNSRTGNYNHVGPSSFRSYANNATTTNKGEQELHELTINDIEQVHTLKHNKNANDFKANLAGSLQWQGDWDW; encoded by the exons ATGAGGCAGGCGTTATTGGTAAAAAACAAATTAGGTTTTGTTAATGGCACCTGTGTGAAGAGTTCGTACAAAGGTGAACTACTTGCTCAATGGAAAAGATGTAATGCTGTTGTTTTGTCACGGATAAGCAGCACTGTTGCACCAAATTTGTTTACTTCTATCGTATATGCTTTAAATGCTCGACGTGTCTGGGAGGACTTCAAGGAGCGTTTTGAGAAATCTAATCTCACTCGCGTCTACCAGTTATGGAATGAAGTTGTTGGGATTAGACAAGGTACTGATTCTGTTATTGAGTACTATTTGAAATTGTGTGATCTGTGGGATGAATTAGATGTGTTAGTTCCTTCTCCCGGGTGCAATTGTGCTGAAGATAAGCCTTATATTGAACATTTGCAGCAACAAAGGTTATTAATATTTCTAATGGGATTGAATGAGACATTTAGTCATGTGCGCAGTGATATTCATCTAAAACTAAAAACACCTAGTGTTAATCAAGCTTATTCGATTGTAGTTCAAGAGGAAAGTCAGAGATTGTTAGGTGTAGTGAGATCTACCAAGGAACCCTTTACCATGTTAGCAGGTAAGGGTAATACTTTCAAAGATGAAAAGAAGCCACAATCAGGGGAAGCTTGTGAGATTTGTGGATACAGAAACCATGTAACAGCTGACTGTTATAGACTAGTGGGTTTTCCACCTGATTTTAGAAGCAAGAAGAAATTTCCCATGTCTAGATCACCACACATACCAGCTTATCCTAATGGAGTCAATAACTCTAGAACAGGAAATTACAACCATGTTGGACCTTCAAGCTTCAGGTCTTATGCAaataatgcaacaacaacaaataaaggAGAACAGGAACTACATGAGCTCACTATTAATGATATTGAGCAGGTTCATACTTTGAAGCATAATAAAAATGCAAATGACTTCAAAGCTAATCTAGCAG GGTCTTTACAGTGGCAAGGTGATTGGGACTGGTAG
- the LOC107849863 gene encoding uncharacterized protein LOC107849863: protein MYQNQHHPFPCLCCHPHTYIRMVQNMIERCLVLGMDRDECAKTLAIHARIRPLITLTVWRELMKENKDFFQAYFTNIPSSSFQREPRFGRWKQY from the exons ATGTATCAAAACCAACATCACCCTTTTCCTTGTTTGTGTTGCCACCCTCATACTTACATTAGAATG GTACAAAATATGATAGAGAGGTGTTTGGTGCTTGGGATGGATAGAGATGAATGTGCTAAGACACTAGCTATACATGCCAGAATTCGTCCACTCATAACACTAACAG TGTGGAGAGAGCTTATGAAGGAGAACAAGGACTTCTTTCAAGCTTATTTCACCAACATACCCTCCTCAA GCTTTCAAAGAGAACCAAGATTTGGGAGATGGAAACAATATTGA
- the LOC124889262 gene encoding uncharacterized protein LOC124889262 isoform X2, whose translation MRQALLVKNKLGFVNGTCVKSSYKGELLAQWKRCNAVVLSRISSTVAPNLFTSIVYALNARRVWEDFKERFEKSNLTRVYQLWNEVVGIRQGTDSVIEYYLKLCDLWDELDVLVPSPGCNCAEDKPYIEHLQQQRLLIFLMGLNETFSHVRSDIHLKLKTPSVNQAYSIVVQEESQRLLGVVRSTKEPFTMLAGKGNTFKDEKKPQSGEACEICGYRNHVTADCYRLVGFPPDFRSKKKFPMSRSPHIPAYPNGVNNSRTGNYNHVGPSSFRSYANNATTTNKGEQELHELTINDIEQVHTLKHNKNANDFKANLAGTH comes from the exons ATGAGGCAGGCGTTATTGGTAAAAAACAAATTAGGTTTTGTTAATGGCACCTGTGTGAAGAGTTCGTACAAAGGTGAACTACTTGCTCAATGGAAAAGATGTAATGCTGTTGTTTTGTCACGGATAAGCAGCACTGTTGCACCAAATTTGTTTACTTCTATCGTATATGCTTTAAATGCTCGACGTGTCTGGGAGGACTTCAAGGAGCGTTTTGAGAAATCTAATCTCACTCGCGTCTACCAGTTATGGAATGAAGTTGTTGGGATTAGACAAGGTACTGATTCTGTTATTGAGTACTATTTGAAATTGTGTGATCTGTGGGATGAATTAGATGTGTTAGTTCCTTCTCCCGGGTGCAATTGTGCTGAAGATAAGCCTTATATTGAACATTTGCAGCAACAAAGGTTATTAATATTTCTAATGGGATTGAATGAGACATTTAGTCATGTGCGCAGTGATATTCATCTAAAACTAAAAACACCTAGTGTTAATCAAGCTTATTCGATTGTAGTTCAAGAGGAAAGTCAGAGATTGTTAGGTGTAGTGAGATCTACCAAGGAACCCTTTACCATGTTAGCAGGTAAGGGTAATACTTTCAAAGATGAAAAGAAGCCACAATCAGGGGAAGCTTGTGAGATTTGTGGATACAGAAACCATGTAACAGCTGACTGTTATAGACTAGTGGGTTTTCCACCTGATTTTAGAAGCAAGAAGAAATTTCCCATGTCTAGATCACCACACATACCAGCTTATCCTAATGGAGTCAATAACTCTAGAACAGGAAATTACAACCATGTTGGACCTTCAAGCTTCAGGTCTTATGCAaataatgcaacaacaacaaataaaggAGAACAGGAACTACATGAGCTCACTATTAATGATATTGAGCAGGTTCATACTTTGAAGCATAATAAAAATGCAAATGACTTCAAAGCTAATCTAGCAG GAACCCACTGA